One Glycine max cultivar Williams 82 chromosome 8, Glycine_max_v4.0, whole genome shotgun sequence genomic window, AATAAAGCATTTTATGTCTTCTCCCATCATCAGACATTCTTTCAAAAGCTTCTACTACATTTTCAGAAATTATCCCATATTTTGTCACTTGTATTTATCTCCTACCTGTCCATTACTCATTTAGTTGATTTCaattaagtttctctttgagctAAAATTATTTGGAGTATCCTAATAACCGTAGTAATGAGATTGATTAATTTCCTTGGTAGTGTACCTTCCTCGTTATCATAGCCAGCAAAATTTTACTTTGCATTTAACAGCAGCTAGAGGATAATTTTACTACAGAAGACAATTATAATGAGAATGAGGATAAGAATGATGTTGGTGACAACACGGATGCAGAAAAAGCaagagatgatgatgatgtagtGGATGACCATCAAGAGGAAGCAGAGTACTTACCAGAGGGTGATGGTCCAACTGCTACAGAGGTATACTATCTTTCTCTAAGGAAATCTTGTCATGATATGCATTCTTACTAATTCATTCATGTACATTTTCTCATCTGTCAATGTTTCTAAAGAACATCAATGTAATCTTACCAGTGTATCTTTCAATTGTTCAGTAATCATATGTCCAGAAGTTTGTATCACACCGGATTTCTACCGTGATTCTTAGTCTATCATTCCTTCCAGCTGCTGTTCTGTTACATAAACAAGCTATTTGCCTCTTGCCCTTATACAATCAAATATAGATTTTAGCATTGCCTTTAAGTGCAATAAGTTAAAATAGATTATCCACATGATTCTTAGTCTACGATTATGAGAAATAGCTTTACAGCTTGACACTTCTTTCTTGATTAAACATTTTAGCTTTTCATTCTCTACAGAACTTCATTTCCATGCATGTCCTAACCAAAATCAAATGATCATCTAACAAAGGAAAGCTCACAAGGTAACTTTTGCTAAACACAGGAGCAACACCACAAAGGTTTGGTCACAAAAGATGCAAATGAAAAGAATAAGCCTTCTACACGACATTTCATCCATGGATATCACTTGATCCAAGGACAGATGAATCATGGAATGGAAGACCATATTTTTGCTCAACACAGGAATCTCGACGGTTATGACTTAGGGTTGTATGCAATATTTGATGGTCACTCCGGTCATGAAGTTGCAAAATACTTGCAAAGTCATCTGTTCGAAAATATACTGAGTGAGGTATATCCTTTAGTGACTGTTTTATTTCAGTCTACACTATTATTATTCTCACTAATATTTGATATCTTAATCATGCATGGATAGCCTGAATTCTGGGAAAATCCAGTGCATGCTGTTAAGAAAGCATGTAAAGCCACGGATGATGAGATTTTAGAAAACATAGCTGATTCACGTGGAGGATCAACAGCTGTTGCAGCAATACTAATTAATGGAGTAAAGCTACTGGTAGCCAACATTGGTGATTCTCGAGCAATATCGTGCAAAAATGGTCGAGCAAAACCACTTACTGTGGATCATGAACCAGAGAAGGAAAAAGATCTTATTGAGAGTAGAGGAGGTTTTGTGTCTAAGAAGCCAGGTAATGAGTAACTAAAATTGGTTGAAAGTGGGTCATTAATGAGGCTTAAGTACTGAATTgccaaaaatatatgatttaattaGGGAATGTTCCCAGAGTGGATGGCCAATTAGAAATGACACGAGCATTTGGAGATGGAAAACTGAAGGAGCACATTACGGCAGAACCAGATGTGACGATTCGGAAGATTGATGAAGACACTGAATTCATCATTTTGGCAAGTGATGGCCTATGGAAGGTACGAGGATATTGAATGTATCTTATAATTGATGATGAGGACAATTTGGCTGAAGTAGAGCATGAACAAATCTAGGTTCCacgaattttaaattttaaagaaagatACAGGAGATGCAATGCAAAGCCATAAATGTAAATGGTAAGAAATTTTGAAAGGAAGAggaataatttcaattttgtaatCAATTGCTAACCTATTGCAGAATGACTTGGAACAGTTTTGAGTGATATTTACTAAGCAACTATATGTTAATTATATTGAAAGTATAAACTTgatctatattttaattatactaaaatataCAATACGCATATGTGCTCAATATACCAAA contains:
- the LOC100814772 gene encoding probable protein phosphatase 2C 39 isoform X1 → MLPFLSQSFNTLCLSSASELNQDKAMHETNMMKANSNLHKRKSSLISGGHPSAFKKRISRRGSYEDSLEVERKQLEDNFTTEDNYNENEDKNDVGDNTDAEKARDDDDVVDDHQEEAEYLPEGDGPTATEEQHHKGLVTKDANEKNKPSTRHFIHGYHLIQGQMNHGMEDHIFAQHRNLDGYDLGLYAIFDGHSGHEVAKYLQSHLFENILSEPEFWENPVHAVKKACKATDDEILENIADSRGGSTAVAAILINGVKLLVANIGDSRAISCKNGRAKPLTVDHEPEKEKDLIESRGGFVSKKPGNVPRVDGQLEMTRAFGDGKLKEHITAEPDVTIRKIDEDTEFIILASDGLWKVMTNQEACDCIRDEDDAQKASKKLVKEAKSQGSYDDISCIVIIF
- the LOC100814772 gene encoding probable protein phosphatase 2C 39 isoform X4, with translation MLPFLSQSFNTLCLSSASELNQDKAMHETNMMKANSNLHKRKSSLISGGHPSAFKRISRRGSYEDSLEVERKLEDNFTTEDNYNENEDKNDVGDNTDAEKARDDDDVVDDHQEEAEYLPEGDGPTATEEQHHKGLVTKDANEKNKPSTRHFIHGYHLIQGQMNHGMEDHIFAQHRNLDGYDLGLYAIFDGHSGHEVAKYLQSHLFENILSEPEFWENPVHAVKKACKATDDEILENIADSRGGSTAVAAILINGVKLLVANIGDSRAISCKNGRAKPLTVDHEPEKEKDLIESRGGFVSKKPGNVPRVDGQLEMTRAFGDGKLKEHITAEPDVTIRKIDEDTEFIILASDGLWKVMTNQEACDCIRDEDDAQKASKKLVKEAKSQGSYDDISCIVIIF
- the LOC100814772 gene encoding probable protein phosphatase 2C 39 isoform X2, which gives rise to MLPFLSQSFNTLCLSSASELNQDKAMHETNMMKANSNLHKRKSSLISGGHPSAFKKRISRRGSYEDSLEVERKLEDNFTTEDNYNENEDKNDVGDNTDAEKARDDDDVVDDHQEEAEYLPEGDGPTATEEQHHKGLVTKDANEKNKPSTRHFIHGYHLIQGQMNHGMEDHIFAQHRNLDGYDLGLYAIFDGHSGHEVAKYLQSHLFENILSEPEFWENPVHAVKKACKATDDEILENIADSRGGSTAVAAILINGVKLLVANIGDSRAISCKNGRAKPLTVDHEPEKEKDLIESRGGFVSKKPGNVPRVDGQLEMTRAFGDGKLKEHITAEPDVTIRKIDEDTEFIILASDGLWKVMTNQEACDCIRDEDDAQKASKKLVKEAKSQGSYDDISCIVIIF
- the LOC100814772 gene encoding probable protein phosphatase 2C 39 isoform X3, encoding MLPFLSQSFNTLCLSSASELNQDKAMHETNMMKANSNLHKRKSSLISGGHPSAFKRISRRGSYEDSLEVERKQLEDNFTTEDNYNENEDKNDVGDNTDAEKARDDDDVVDDHQEEAEYLPEGDGPTATEEQHHKGLVTKDANEKNKPSTRHFIHGYHLIQGQMNHGMEDHIFAQHRNLDGYDLGLYAIFDGHSGHEVAKYLQSHLFENILSEPEFWENPVHAVKKACKATDDEILENIADSRGGSTAVAAILINGVKLLVANIGDSRAISCKNGRAKPLTVDHEPEKEKDLIESRGGFVSKKPGNVPRVDGQLEMTRAFGDGKLKEHITAEPDVTIRKIDEDTEFIILASDGLWKVMTNQEACDCIRDEDDAQKASKKLVKEAKSQGSYDDISCIVIIF
- the LOC100814772 gene encoding probable protein phosphatase 2C 39 isoform X6; amino-acid sequence: MLPFLSQSFNTLCLSSASELNQDKAMHETNMMKANSNLHKRKSSLISGGHPSAFKRISRRGSYEDSLEVERKWKIVLMLQEKARDDDDVVDDHQEEAEYLPEGDGPTATEEQHHKGLVTKDANEKNKPSTRHFIHGYHLIQGQMNHGMEDHIFAQHRNLDGYDLGLYAIFDGHSGHEVAKYLQSHLFENILSEPEFWENPVHAVKKACKATDDEILENIADSRGGSTAVAAILINGVKLLVANIGDSRAISCKNGRAKPLTVDHEPEKEKDLIESRGGFVSKKPGNVPRVDGQLEMTRAFGDGKLKEHITAEPDVTIRKIDEDTEFIILASDGLWKVMTNQEACDCIRDEDDAQKASKKLVKEAKSQGSYDDISCIVIIF
- the LOC100814772 gene encoding probable protein phosphatase 2C 39 isoform X5; amino-acid sequence: MLPFLSQSFNTLCLSSASELNQDKAMHETNMMKANSNLHKRKSSLISGGHPSAFKKRISRRGSYEDSLEVERKWKIVLMLQEKARDDDDVVDDHQEEAEYLPEGDGPTATEEQHHKGLVTKDANEKNKPSTRHFIHGYHLIQGQMNHGMEDHIFAQHRNLDGYDLGLYAIFDGHSGHEVAKYLQSHLFENILSEPEFWENPVHAVKKACKATDDEILENIADSRGGSTAVAAILINGVKLLVANIGDSRAISCKNGRAKPLTVDHEPEKEKDLIESRGGFVSKKPGNVPRVDGQLEMTRAFGDGKLKEHITAEPDVTIRKIDEDTEFIILASDGLWKVMTNQEACDCIRDEDDAQKASKKLVKEAKSQGSYDDISCIVIIF